From Marivirga harenae, one genomic window encodes:
- the rpsI gene encoding 30S ribosomal protein S9 yields the protein MEIINTIGRRKTSVARLYMQSGKGAITVNTKDVKDYFPTEILQAIVNQPFATTKTEGSFDLKVNVDGGGVAGQAEAVRLAISRALCELDPEHRPALKAEGFLTRDPRMVERKKYGRRKARRAFQFSKR from the coding sequence ATGGAAATTATAAACACCATTGGTAGAAGAAAAACATCTGTTGCTAGATTGTACATGCAGTCGGGCAAAGGTGCTATTACCGTTAATACAAAAGACGTTAAGGATTATTTCCCAACTGAAATTCTTCAAGCAATCGTTAATCAACCATTTGCCACAACAAAAACTGAAGGTTCTTTCGACCTTAAGGTAAATGTTGATGGTGGTGGTGTTGCAGGACAAGCAGAAGCAGTACGATTGGCAATCTCTCGTGCACTTTGTGAGCTTGACCCAGAACACAGGCCAGCATTGAAAGCAGAAGGCTTCCTTACTAGAGACCCGAGAATGGTTGAACGTAAGAAATACGGAAGAAGAAAAGCGAGAAGAGCATTCCAGTTCTCTAAACGTTAA
- a CDS encoding aminopeptidase encodes MKSIFRKILLLACSIVLIIIVVKWDLIRYGWQQGKGQFTIMYKAKPLEFYLGSSDYPDSLKQKIRLVQEVKFFAQTELGFESEGQYQKMFDQQGKELMWVVTAAYPYQLESYEWKFPILGKVAYKGFFIEKEALRLEQEMKTQGYDVRLRTASAWSTLGWLSDPLLSNVLTYDTGRLAELIFHELTHDKIFIKDSVDFNENLASFFGQEFTKMFFEHQKIKFKPAYESYLAQLQDRHHLNQFVREYLPKFDSMYERIDGFSTTEKENQKYYFFEKFRKELSQERFKSSKYAEFPSSQIEINNAYLLSFRRYSGHQQLLEQELKVQFNGDILKMLNFYQENFNSL; translated from the coding sequence ATGAAATCCATTTTCAGGAAAATATTATTGCTCGCCTGTTCAATAGTCTTGATTATTATCGTGGTAAAATGGGACTTAATTCGGTATGGCTGGCAACAAGGGAAAGGCCAATTTACTATCATGTATAAAGCTAAGCCTCTAGAATTTTATTTAGGAAGTTCTGATTATCCTGATTCCTTAAAACAAAAAATCAGATTAGTACAAGAAGTCAAATTTTTTGCACAAACTGAATTAGGATTTGAATCGGAAGGACAGTACCAAAAAATGTTTGACCAGCAAGGAAAAGAATTAATGTGGGTTGTCACTGCGGCTTATCCTTATCAACTTGAAAGCTATGAATGGAAATTTCCGATTTTAGGCAAAGTGGCTTATAAAGGATTCTTTATTGAGAAGGAGGCATTAAGATTAGAGCAAGAAATGAAGACCCAGGGCTACGATGTTAGATTGCGCACCGCCAGTGCCTGGTCAACCTTAGGCTGGTTAAGTGACCCTTTATTAAGCAATGTCCTAACCTACGACACCGGCAGACTAGCAGAATTGATTTTTCATGAATTAACGCACGACAAAATATTCATTAAAGACAGTGTTGATTTCAATGAAAACCTAGCCTCTTTTTTCGGGCAAGAATTCACCAAAATGTTCTTTGAACACCAGAAGATAAAGTTTAAGCCTGCGTATGAATCCTATTTAGCTCAGCTGCAGGACAGACATCATTTGAATCAATTTGTAAGGGAATATTTGCCGAAATTCGATAGTATGTATGAAAGAATTGATGGTTTTAGTACTACGGAAAAAGAAAACCAGAAATATTACTTTTTTGAAAAGTTTAGAAAGGAACTAAGCCAAGAAAGATTTAAAAGTTCAAAATACGCTGAGTTTCCGAGCAGCCAGATTGAGATTAATAATGCCTACCTTCTCTCATTCAGACGTTATTCCGGTCATCAGCAGTTATTAGAACAAGAATTAAAAGTACAATTCAATGGTGATATTTTAAAGATGTTGAATTTTTATCAAGAAAACTTCAATTCTTTATAA
- a CDS encoding c-type cytochrome: MKPDRFPIRLRFIKSWQLLIIIFIPIISSCGRYEEFKNSATADYSSEKMQKYAKYMVQGKQLYTTHCSNCHQEKGDGLGKLFPPLGESDYMLEDIPRSICAIKNGLKGEIIVNGKTYNQAMPALDRLTNLEIAEISTYIYNSWGNETGMIELETVEESLSNCQ; encoded by the coding sequence ATGAAACCTGACAGGTTTCCTATCAGACTGAGATTTATAAAGTCTTGGCAATTATTAATTATAATTTTTATTCCAATTATATCTTCCTGTGGTCGATATGAGGAATTTAAAAATTCTGCCACGGCAGACTATTCCAGTGAAAAAATGCAGAAGTACGCCAAGTATATGGTACAAGGAAAGCAGCTTTACACTACTCATTGCAGCAATTGCCATCAGGAAAAAGGGGATGGTTTAGGCAAGCTTTTTCCGCCTTTGGGTGAATCTGATTATATGTTGGAGGATATTCCAAGAAGTATTTGCGCAATAAAAAATGGATTAAAGGGAGAAATTATAGTGAATGGAAAAACCTATAATCAAGCAATGCCAGCCTTGGATCGATTGACCAATTTGGAAATAGCTGAGATTTCAACCTACATCTATAATAGCTGGGGAAATGAGACAGGAATGATTGAGCTGGAAACAGTTGAAGAGTCACTCTCCAACTGTCAATAA
- the rpsB gene encoding 30S ribosomal protein S2, which translates to MAKLEYNDLLEAGVHFGHLTRKWDPKMAPYIFMERNGIHIIDLNKTLAALDEACHAIKNHVRSGKKVLFVATKKQAQDIVMEEAKRLNMPYVVDRWQGGMMTNFATIRKSLKKLANIDKMQKEESYLNLAKRERLMIQREKEKMERVLGGIADLNRIPSALFVIDIKREHIAIKEAQKLNIPVFAMVDTNSDPTQVDYPIPANDDAWKSISLILKSFGKAIEEGLMERKQEKDDAKMKQAEEEKKAVDTKEDAPKKETSEKSAE; encoded by the coding sequence ATGGCTAAGCTTGAGTACAACGACTTACTTGAAGCTGGTGTCCATTTCGGACACTTAACAAGAAAGTGGGATCCAAAAATGGCTCCTTACATTTTCATGGAGCGTAATGGCATCCACATTATCGACTTGAATAAAACATTGGCTGCTTTGGACGAAGCATGTCATGCCATCAAAAACCACGTTCGTTCTGGTAAAAAAGTTCTTTTTGTTGCAACAAAAAAACAAGCTCAGGACATCGTGATGGAAGAGGCAAAAAGATTGAACATGCCTTATGTTGTGGATAGGTGGCAAGGTGGTATGATGACCAACTTTGCAACTATCAGAAAGTCATTGAAGAAATTGGCTAACATCGATAAAATGCAAAAAGAAGAATCATATCTTAATCTTGCAAAAAGAGAAAGATTAATGATTCAGCGTGAAAAAGAAAAGATGGAGAGAGTATTAGGTGGTATTGCTGACTTAAACAGAATTCCATCCGCGCTATTTGTTATCGATATTAAAAGAGAGCACATTGCAATTAAAGAAGCTCAGAAATTAAATATCCCTGTTTTTGCAATGGTGGATACTAATTCTGATCCTACTCAAGTTGATTATCCAATTCCAGCTAATGATGATGCTTGGAAATCAATCAGCTTAATCTTGAAATCTTTCGGTAAAGCTATAGAAGAAGGCTTAATGGAAAGAAAGCAAGAGAAAGATGATGCTAAAATGAAACAAGCAGAGGAAGAGAAAAAAGCAGTTGATACTAAAGAAGATGCTCCGAAAAAAGAGACTTCAGAAAAATCTGCTGAATAA
- the rplM gene encoding 50S ribosomal protein L13, whose amino-acid sequence MDTLSYKTISANKATVEKDWVVVDAAGKVLGRFASDVAKILRGKNKPSFTPNVDCGDNVIVINTDKIIMTGKKWDDRTYQTYTGYPGGQREITPRQLKAKSSTLLVERAVRGMLPKNRLGRELFRNLYVYEGAEHGHEAQKPKVKEI is encoded by the coding sequence GTGGATACGCTTAGTTACAAAACCATCTCGGCAAACAAAGCCACAGTTGAAAAAGACTGGGTTGTAGTAGATGCTGCAGGAAAAGTATTAGGTAGATTTGCCAGCGATGTAGCCAAAATTCTTCGTGGTAAAAATAAACCAAGTTTTACGCCTAATGTTGATTGTGGTGATAACGTGATTGTTATCAATACAGACAAAATCATTATGACCGGCAAAAAGTGGGATGATAGAACGTATCAGACTTACACAGGATACCCTGGTGGTCAGCGTGAAATCACTCCTCGTCAGTTGAAAGCAAAATCTTCTACTTTATTAGTAGAAAGAGCTGTAAGAGGTATGTTGCCGAAAAATAGATTGGGTAGAGAATTGTTTAGAAATCTTTATGTGTATGAAGGTGCTGAACATGGACACGAAGCTCAAAAACCTAAAGTTAAAGAAATCTAA
- the recA gene encoding recombinase RecA yields MSEKSEKLKALQLTIDKLDKTYGKGSVMKLSDEKVADVPSIHTGSLGLDIALGIGGIPRGRVIEVYGPESSGKTTLAMHCIAEAQKAGGMAAIIDAEHAFDKSYAEKLGIDTENLLISQPDSGEQALEIAEHLIRSGALDIVVIDSVAALVPKGELEGEMGDSKMGLQARLMSQALRKLTGAISKTGCSCIFINQLREKIGVMFGNPETTTGGNALKFYASVRLDIRRIGSIKEGPDNITGNRVKVKVVKNKVAPPFKVVEFDIMYGEGISKVGEIIDLGVELDVIKKAGSWFSYMDNKLGQGRDSVKSLILDNPELMEELETKIRAKINGEDLDEKPVKEKK; encoded by the coding sequence ATGAGCGAAAAAAGCGAAAAATTAAAAGCATTACAACTAACAATTGATAAACTAGATAAAACTTACGGGAAAGGTTCCGTGATGAAGTTAAGTGATGAAAAGGTTGCAGATGTACCTTCCATTCATACTGGTTCATTAGGACTAGATATTGCGTTAGGGATAGGAGGAATTCCAAGAGGAAGGGTAATTGAGGTTTATGGCCCAGAGTCTTCAGGTAAAACTACCTTGGCCATGCACTGTATTGCTGAAGCGCAGAAAGCAGGTGGAATGGCTGCTATTATTGATGCTGAGCACGCTTTTGATAAATCTTATGCAGAGAAACTAGGTATCGATACAGAGAATTTGTTGATATCTCAGCCAGATAGTGGGGAACAGGCGCTTGAGATTGCCGAACATTTAATTCGGTCTGGTGCCTTAGATATAGTAGTGATCGACTCTGTTGCAGCCTTGGTTCCAAAAGGTGAATTGGAGGGCGAAATGGGGGACAGTAAAATGGGCCTTCAAGCAAGATTAATGTCTCAGGCATTGAGAAAACTGACTGGCGCTATCAGCAAAACAGGCTGTTCTTGTATTTTTATTAACCAGTTAAGGGAAAAGATAGGCGTAATGTTCGGTAATCCTGAAACTACAACTGGGGGTAATGCCTTGAAATTCTATGCTTCTGTTCGTTTAGATATCAGAAGAATTGGAAGTATTAAGGAAGGGCCTGATAATATCACCGGTAACCGAGTGAAAGTTAAAGTCGTGAAAAATAAAGTTGCTCCTCCATTTAAAGTCGTAGAATTTGACATTATGTACGGAGAGGGCATTTCCAAAGTAGGGGAGATCATCGATTTGGGTGTAGAACTTGATGTGATAAAGAAAGCAGGCTCTTGGTTTTCTTATATGGACAATAAATTAGGACAAGGAAGAGATTCTGTAAAATCATTAATTCTTGATAATCCAGAATTGATGGAGGAACTGGAAACTAAAATCAGGGCCAAAATTAATGGTGAAGATTTAGATGAGAAGCCAGTCAAAGAAAAGAAATAA
- the tsf gene encoding translation elongation factor Ts has translation MAITAQEVKKLREITGAGMMDCKKALTEADGDFDKAIEFLRKKGQKLSEKRADRETTEGNVFIKTNDDQTQAFLISLTCETDFVSKNEDFQKFGQEIIEKVATEKPADMDALKAIPYQDITIGEKVIEMVGKIGEKIEISHYETLTGEKVVSYVHAGAKLGVLVALKNTGGVDVTDAGRDVAMQIAAMNPVAVDKDGVDATTIEKEIEIGKETARQEGKPEEMLEKIATGKLNKFFKENTLLPQAFVKDNKTSIAQYLDSVNKGMTVTEFKRVAIG, from the coding sequence ATGGCTATTACAGCACAAGAAGTAAAAAAGCTTAGAGAAATAACAGGTGCCGGCATGATGGATTGCAAAAAGGCATTGACTGAGGCTGATGGTGATTTTGACAAAGCCATTGAGTTTTTAAGAAAAAAAGGTCAGAAATTATCTGAAAAAAGAGCTGACAGAGAAACGACTGAAGGAAATGTATTCATCAAAACTAATGATGACCAAACTCAAGCTTTCTTGATTTCTTTAACTTGTGAAACTGACTTCGTTTCAAAAAATGAGGACTTCCAAAAATTTGGACAAGAAATTATAGAGAAAGTTGCTACTGAAAAACCAGCAGATATGGATGCTTTAAAAGCAATCCCTTACCAAGACATTACTATTGGTGAGAAAGTTATTGAAATGGTAGGTAAAATCGGTGAGAAAATCGAAATCAGTCATTACGAGACCCTAACTGGGGAGAAAGTAGTTTCATATGTTCATGCTGGTGCTAAATTAGGCGTATTGGTTGCATTGAAAAATACTGGTGGTGTTGACGTAACTGATGCAGGAAGAGATGTTGCTATGCAAATTGCTGCAATGAATCCTGTTGCAGTTGACAAAGATGGTGTAGATGCAACTACTATCGAAAAGGAAATCGAAATAGGAAAAGAAACTGCTCGTCAGGAAGGTAAGCCAGAGGAAATGCTGGAAAAAATTGCTACTGGTAAATTGAATAAATTCTTTAAAGAGAATACTTTATTACCACAAGCTTTTGTAAAAGATAATAAAACTTCAATTGCTCAATACTTAGATTCAGTAAATAAAGGAATGACTGTTACTGAATTCAAAAGAGTAGCGATTGGATAA
- a CDS encoding RluA family pseudouridine synthase, whose product MYYKALNPLIIKESDDYIFINKPPFVSTLADRNDTVTILSLVKKYNDDYQICHRLDKETSGVLLVAKNPEAYRNASIQFEHRQVDKTYHAIVDGLHQFQEVEVNLPLHTTASGYVKISHRKGKNASTKFNTIKTFKKHSLIACKPETGRMHQIRVHLASLNASITGDETYGGQALFLSSIKKSFNAGKGDEEQPIIKRFALHALNISLTDVKGKVISADAPYPKDIEVALKQLEKNR is encoded by the coding sequence ATGTATTACAAAGCATTAAACCCTCTGATTATAAAAGAGTCAGACGACTATATTTTTATCAATAAACCGCCCTTTGTTTCTACATTGGCAGACAGGAACGATACTGTGACCATATTGTCATTAGTCAAAAAATACAATGATGATTATCAGATCTGCCACAGATTGGACAAGGAAACATCTGGCGTCTTGTTGGTGGCAAAAAATCCAGAAGCCTACAGAAATGCCTCGATCCAATTTGAACATAGACAAGTTGACAAAACCTATCATGCTATAGTAGATGGCCTTCATCAATTTCAGGAGGTAGAAGTTAATTTGCCATTGCATACTACAGCTTCAGGATATGTGAAAATCTCTCACAGAAAAGGCAAGAATGCTTCAACTAAATTCAACACCATAAAAACATTTAAGAAGCATTCTCTCATTGCTTGTAAACCTGAAACCGGTAGGATGCATCAAATTAGGGTTCATTTAGCATCTTTAAATGCCTCCATAACTGGAGACGAAACCTATGGGGGGCAGGCACTCTTTCTTTCTTCCATAAAGAAAAGCTTTAATGCTGGAAAAGGAGATGAAGAACAACCCATTATCAAAAGATTTGCTCTACATGCATTAAACATAAGCTTAACTGATGTAAAGGGTAAAGTCATAAGTGCAGACGCCCCCTATCCTAAAGATATAGAAGTAGCATTAAAACAATTAGAAAAAAACAGGTGA
- a CDS encoding response regulator transcription factor, giving the protein MGNKQSHKVLVVDDESDILELLEYNLTKEGYEVKTAQDGKTAVEKAQKFQPQLILLDIMMPNQDGVETCRQLRETPEAANAFIIFLTARSEEYSEVAAFENGADDYITKPIKPRALMSRINAYFRRDVKKQKDSNKITIGNLMIDRTSYTVTVDGKQVSLPKKEFELLYFLAQNPNKVFNRDDLLQNIWGSDVYVLARTVDVHVRKVREKVGDGYISTVKGVGYKFDME; this is encoded by the coding sequence ATGGGAAACAAGCAAAGCCATAAAGTGCTTGTCGTTGATGATGAATCAGACATTCTTGAGTTATTGGAGTATAACCTCACCAAGGAAGGCTATGAAGTAAAAACGGCTCAGGATGGAAAAACGGCAGTTGAAAAAGCTCAAAAATTCCAACCCCAATTGATTTTATTGGACATTATGATGCCCAACCAAGATGGAGTAGAAACTTGCCGTCAACTCAGAGAAACTCCGGAGGCAGCCAATGCATTTATTATTTTCTTGACGGCAAGGTCGGAAGAGTATTCGGAAGTGGCTGCCTTTGAAAATGGTGCAGATGATTACATTACAAAGCCCATTAAACCACGTGCATTGATGAGCCGGATAAACGCATATTTTAGACGTGATGTCAAAAAACAAAAAGACAGTAATAAAATCACCATTGGTAATTTAATGATAGATCGTACGAGCTATACGGTTACTGTGGATGGCAAACAAGTATCCTTACCGAAAAAAGAATTTGAACTATTATACTTTTTGGCCCAAAACCCTAATAAAGTATTCAATAGAGATGATTTATTGCAAAATATTTGGGGTTCTGACGTTTATGTTTTGGCCAGAACGGTTGATGTTCACGTGCGTAAAGTCAGAGAAAAAGTTGGGGATGGTTATATTTCCACTGTGAAGGGAGTTGGTTATAAGTTTGATATGGAATAA
- a CDS encoding SCO family protein translates to MNKFKSSILFTLTSLILVACGLENQKNKKAEFPVLGRKQYVEKIVDGKTVTDTVDHTIPDFKLVNQDSNWVTPETFDGKVYVADFFFTSCPTICPTMKKEMLRVYEAYKENDEVAIISHTIDPEYDTVALLKDFAEKLDVQAPKWHFVTGEKEDIYELGQKGYMVTAMEDENEEGGYLHSGAFVLVDKERKIRGVYDGTRSEEVDKLITDIELLLATYDEK, encoded by the coding sequence ATGAATAAATTTAAATCTAGTATTCTGTTCACACTTACAAGCTTAATCTTAGTGGCTTGTGGTTTAGAAAATCAAAAAAATAAAAAAGCTGAATTTCCTGTTTTGGGAAGAAAGCAATACGTGGAAAAAATTGTAGATGGAAAAACCGTAACCGACACAGTTGACCATACAATTCCAGATTTTAAATTAGTTAATCAGGACAGTAATTGGGTAACTCCTGAAACTTTTGATGGCAAAGTTTATGTAGCGGATTTCTTTTTTACTTCCTGCCCTACGATTTGCCCTACTATGAAGAAAGAAATGTTACGGGTTTATGAAGCTTATAAAGAAAATGATGAAGTTGCTATTATCTCACATACCATTGACCCAGAATACGACACTGTAGCTTTATTAAAAGATTTTGCTGAAAAACTTGATGTACAGGCTCCGAAATGGCATTTCGTTACCGGTGAAAAAGAAGACATTTATGAACTTGGGCAAAAAGGTTATATGGTTACTGCCATGGAAGATGAGAATGAAGAAGGTGGCTACCTCCATAGTGGAGCTTTTGTTTTAGTAGATAAGGAAAGAAAAATCAGGGGGGTGTATGACGGCACTCGTTCTGAAGAAGTTGATAAATTGATCACGGATATTGAATTACTTTTGGCCACTTATGATGAGAAGTAA
- a CDS encoding sensor histidine kinase translates to MLFNSRGVSILLALSIGIVTTAFLSLLEGISTTALILTFILASSSSYLLISIVLEFLFFKEINKLYEVFNKLGEKDYSFVNDIETQKSFNPLRKINQEIFSYAANKQQEIDELKRMATYRREFLADVSHELKTPIFAAQGFVYTLLDGAVKDKKVRGKFLKKAAKSLDGLEMLVNDLLTLSHIEAGEIKMHFEEIDLLALVEDVFDQFDGKVDKKNMDLQFDKPYESPINVIADYQRIYQVIVNLISNAIKYSDENTEIAVGFEITEKDVTIAIQDHGAGISPEHIKRIFERFYRIDKSRSKERGGTGLGLAIVKHIIEAHGSSVSVTSTVGKGSLFSFKLPVKKTPEPLVSVLEDDSETE, encoded by the coding sequence ATGCTTTTTAATTCCAGAGGGGTTTCCATTTTATTAGCGCTATCAATTGGCATTGTAACAACTGCTTTCCTAAGCTTGTTGGAAGGAATAAGTACTACAGCCCTCATCTTGACATTTATTTTGGCCTCCTCTTCGTCATACTTACTTATAAGCATAGTATTGGAATTTCTTTTTTTCAAGGAAATCAATAAGTTGTATGAAGTGTTTAATAAATTAGGTGAAAAAGATTACTCCTTTGTGAATGATATTGAAACCCAGAAATCATTCAATCCTTTAAGAAAAATTAATCAGGAAATTTTCAGCTATGCTGCTAACAAACAGCAAGAAATTGATGAGTTGAAGAGAATGGCAACCTATAGGCGAGAATTTTTGGCTGATGTTTCCCACGAATTAAAAACCCCAATTTTTGCAGCGCAAGGGTTTGTTTACACTCTTCTCGATGGCGCTGTTAAAGACAAGAAAGTAAGGGGTAAGTTTCTGAAAAAAGCTGCTAAGAGCTTAGATGGCTTAGAGATGTTGGTAAATGACCTGCTAACCCTTTCTCATATAGAAGCAGGTGAAATTAAGATGCATTTTGAAGAAATTGATTTATTGGCTTTGGTGGAAGATGTATTTGATCAATTTGATGGAAAAGTTGATAAAAAAAATATGGATTTACAATTTGATAAGCCATACGAATCTCCAATTAATGTCATTGCAGATTACCAGCGGATTTATCAAGTAATTGTCAATTTGATCTCCAATGCCATCAAATATTCCGATGAAAACACCGAAATTGCAGTTGGTTTTGAAATAACTGAAAAAGATGTAACGATAGCCATACAAGACCATGGTGCTGGAATATCCCCAGAGCACATTAAAAGAATATTTGAAAGGTTCTACCGGATTGATAAAAGCAGGTCAAAAGAAAGGGGTGGCACTGGCTTAGGCTTAGCTATTGTAAAGCACATCATTGAGGCTCATGGCTCATCTGTTTCTGTTACAAGTACTGTGGGAAAAGGCTCCTTATTTAGCTTCAAACTTCCTGTAAAAAAGACCCCTGAACCATTAGTTTCCGTATTGGAAGATGATTCTGAGACAGAATAA
- a CDS encoding TIGR04282 family arsenosugar biosynthesis glycosyltransferase: MNKKRLLIIFVKNPELGKCKTRLAATIGDKKALNFYRNMLHRTKQVTEKVDGNKAIYYSSFLDFDDLWSNEPPFYKALQKQNPDLGIKMKSAFEEAFQNGYESVCIIGSDCWALDDKVIEQAFKALESKDAVLGPSNDGGYYLLGMNQLHSEVFSDKEWSTETVAPSTIKDFKKLGLKYVLLQELTDIDNEEDLRTIPKAQIERLLK, from the coding sequence ATGAATAAAAAAAGACTACTGATTATCTTCGTAAAAAACCCTGAATTGGGAAAATGCAAAACCCGATTGGCGGCCACAATAGGAGATAAAAAAGCATTAAATTTCTATCGGAATATGCTTCATCGAACCAAACAGGTGACTGAAAAGGTGGATGGTAATAAAGCGATTTATTATTCTTCCTTTCTAGATTTTGATGATTTGTGGTCTAATGAGCCGCCTTTCTACAAGGCCCTTCAAAAGCAAAATCCAGATTTAGGAATAAAGATGAAGTCTGCCTTTGAGGAGGCTTTTCAGAATGGGTATGAATCAGTATGCATTATCGGAAGCGATTGCTGGGCTTTAGATGATAAAGTGATTGAACAAGCATTTAAGGCGTTGGAAAGTAAAGACGCAGTATTAGGACCAAGTAATGACGGAGGCTATTATTTATTAGGAATGAATCAGCTGCATTCAGAAGTTTTTTCCGATAAGGAATGGAGTACAGAAACTGTAGCGCCTAGTACTATAAAAGACTTCAAGAAATTAGGTTTAAAATATGTTCTGCTGCAAGAGTTGACTGATATTGATAATGAGGAGGATTTGAGGACTATTCCTAAAGCACAGATTGAACGATTATTGAAATAA
- a CDS encoding DUF3267 domain-containing protein, translating into MSPELLKNKSQYKNVLSIMDSSEWLLFISTFIRRKNSVTRIYWVYLFVGLLAGVYMSLSNNVAEIEHRIWIVGLTGGLLLSLLISPVLHELVHALSFKFFGAKTINFRWNWNLFRFNVQANDFVLSKKSYFLICAFTFFLFSVIPLMAAFYATGVWLFVLLSLSFFHALYALKDLAVCSYLYKFPNCYIYSSDEDKTIFYKSLP; encoded by the coding sequence ATGAGTCCAGAGTTGTTAAAAAATAAAAGCCAATATAAAAATGTGTTATCCATCATGGATAGCTCAGAATGGCTTTTATTCATATCTACTTTTATTCGAAGGAAAAATTCTGTGACAAGGATTTACTGGGTTTATCTATTCGTTGGCTTGCTGGCTGGCGTCTACATGTCCTTATCAAACAACGTAGCAGAGATTGAGCATAGAATTTGGATAGTTGGTTTGACGGGTGGCCTTTTACTTTCTCTTCTAATTAGTCCTGTTTTACACGAATTAGTGCATGCGCTGTCTTTTAAATTCTTTGGAGCTAAAACAATTAATTTCAGATGGAACTGGAATCTATTCCGCTTTAATGTTCAAGCCAATGATTTTGTTTTAAGTAAAAAGAGCTATTTCCTAATTTGTGCTTTCACATTTTTCTTGTTTTCTGTGATTCCATTGATGGCTGCTTTTTATGCTACCGGAGTTTGGCTTTTTGTTTTACTATCACTTTCTTTTTTTCATGCACTTTATGCCTTGAAAGACTTAGCGGTTTGTAGCTATTTATATAAATTTCCGAACTGTTATATCTATAGTTCAGATGAAGACAAAACTATTTTTTATAAATCATTGCCTTAA